The following nucleotide sequence is from Mucilaginibacter sp. cycad4.
TCCGCATCAACTATGTCAGCAAATAAGGCAGCGGAGTTTGAATCAAAAAAATCATTATTAAAAATACAATTAATAGCACTTGACCAGCTTAGCAGTCAAATAACAAAAGAAAAGAACAATGTAACCTTAAACTTTAATGTTGGCAGTGATAATCTTCCTTCCCTAGAGGCTATGGTGGTTCGTTTGGATAACCTGATCACCGAACGGGCAAGTTTATTGACAACGTATAATCCCGATTCGCAGCCCATTCAAAACATTAACCAAAGCATTATCCAAATTAAAACCACTGCTTTAAACAATATCAAACAGATCCGGTCGGGAATTGAAAAAAACATCCAATATCTTGATAGCCAGCTTGGACAAGTTAACTCAACTATAGCTGCCCTTCCTGCAGCCCAGCGCGATATGGTGAGCCTGCAGCGTGACTTTGACATTAATGATAAAGTGTATTCCTTCCTGTCTGAAAAGAAACTGGAAGCCCAGATCAGCCGTGCCGGGATCCTGCCGGGCGCCACTATCATCGAGCTGGCCCAGCCAAACTTTAACCCGGTTTCGCCCAATGAACATAGTATCCACCGTACGGCAATTATTTTAGGGTTGGCTATAGGCCTTGGCCTTATCATCCTCATCAGGGTATTAAACCCCTATATCTATGACAAGGAAACTATTGAAAGCCTCACGACTATACCTATCCTGGGCGTTATCAGGAAGTTTCCTGAAGATCTTGATGAAGGCAGCGAGCAGATCCTGGCCATCAGCAAACCCAAATCCATTTTTGCAGAATCGGTCCGGTCCGTGCGTACCAACCTCAGCTTTCTTTCTTCAGAAAAAGCCAGCAAGGTCATCTGCATAACCTCCGAGGTGGCCGGTGAAGGCAAATCATTCGTGGCAGTAAATCTATCAAGTACACTATCACTTATAGACAAGAAGGTGATATTAATAGGAGCCGATTTACGGCGTTCGAGAATTCATAAAACTTTTCATGTTTCCAATGATATTGGCTTAACCAATTACCTGGCTCACCAAACAGAAATTGACAATATCATTCATCATTCAGAACAGGACAATCTTGATTTTATAGTTTCGGGGCCGGTACCGCCGAATCCATCTGAGCTGTTACACAGCCAAAGGATGAGCCTTTTGATTGAAACCCTTAAAACGAAATATGACGTGGTCATGATTGATACTGCTCCTATCGGTCTGGTATCAGACGCCATACCGCTGATCAGGGCAAGTGATATCAATGTTTTTGTAATCCGCTCCGGTAAATCAAAATATTATGCTGCAACTGTGCCGCAACGCATAGCACAGGAGTATCATCTGGATAATACAGTAATTGTTTTAAATGCCTTTGAAGAAGATTTGTTACACTCAAGATATTACACCACCAAGTTTACCGGCGAAAATACAGGCTCACGCTATTACTATTATTCAGATTACAGTGGCTATGAAGGTTCGGGCTATTATCTCGACGATGAAAAGAAAAAATGGTGGAATTTAAAACGATGGTTTAAATAAGCTTGTTTATTTAAAAAACTGTTACAAATATTAATATGGCAGTAAACAGATGGTACCCGGTTTACACCAACCCACGGGCCGAAAAAAAAGCTTATGAAGCATTAATGGGCAAAGGCATTAATGTTTACCTGCCCCTGCACCGCCAGCTTAAACAATGGAGCGACCGCAGGAAATGGGTGGAAGAACCGTTTTTAAAATCATACCTGTTTGTACATATTACAGAACAAGAACAGGCCGAAGTATTAATGACGAAAGGTATCGCGCGGTTCCTTTATTTTTCGGGCAAGCCCGCTGTTATGCCCGATAAGCAGATCGATGAACTTAAATTACTCATGGCGAGTCCGTATGAATTGGAAATAACCGAGGAGGACCTGCAGCCGGGCGAAAAGATCAGGATCAGGGCGGGCGCTTTAAAGGGAATGACCGGAGAAGTGGTGTCGCTCAGATCGCAAAAACAACTGATATTGCGCCTGGAAAGTATTGGCTACTCTATTATTGTTAATGTTGCGGCATCGCTTATTCAGCGGTTTTAAAATAAAAGATATTTTTTGGGCAATAGCTAATATTTTATTACTATCGCCCAAAAATCCAATTAATATACAGCTTGTGCCCTGCAATATAAGCTATTAATAACTAATAAGTTACAATAAATCAATGTAACTTAGGGGGCGAAGCTATGAAATTTGATGAACCATGTGCCGTATAGCAGGAATCGTTTCTGAAAAACGATCCTCAAACGAGATCAGAGACAAAGTAAAATTGATGTGCAGTGCATTACAGCACGGCGGCCCCGATGATGAAGGCATATTTGAGGATGAAGAGCTTCATCTCGCCTTCGGCCACCGCAGGTTATCAATTATTGACCTCAGCAGCAACGGGCATCAGCCTATGGCGGATGTTGGGAAAAACGCATGGATCACTTTCAATGGCGAAATTTACAACTACCCTGAATTAAAACAGGAATTGCTAAGATCAGGAGTACAATTTAGGTCGGGTACGGACACCGAAGTTATTCTCCAGGCCTACCTGAGCTGGGGTGCTGCGGCCTTTGCAAGGTTCAGGGGCATGTTCGCTTTTGCCCTATATGATGTCAGCAAGGCTCTTACCTACCTGGTACGCGATACCGCGGGTATAAAGCCGCTGTATTATTCGGCTGTCAACGGTGAACTTTGTTTTGCATCTGAAGTACGGTCGTTTAAGCAGGCTGGCCTGGCTACAGAAAATGATCCAAACTGGCAGGTGAGGTTACTGGCATTTGGCCATATACCCGAACCAGATACTACATTAAAAAACGTATTCAGCCTGCCCAAGGGACATTTTTTATGTTGGAACCACCGGAACGCCGGTTATGTTTTAAACAAATATGAGGCAGACAGCTTCCCAGATGCAGTAACCAGTGACAACAACGCGCGAGAATCGATCCATCATGCACTTCGCCAAAGTGTAAACAGGCAATTAATTGCCGATGCTCCTATTGGTGTCTTTTTAAGCGGAGGAATTGATTCAAGCCTGCTTACATTGCTGGCCCACCAGCAAAAAAAAGAGCAGCTTAAAACCATTTCTATATTTTTTGATGAAAAAAGTTATGACGAACGCCGCTTTCAAAGCATCATCAATAATAAAATAAACGGTCAAAATTTTTCGCACTTGGTAAAAGAGCCGGATTTCCAGGCATTTCTGCCGCAGATCATCAGTGCCATGGACATGCCCACCACCGACGGGATCAATAGTTGGTTTATCAGCAAATATGCCCATGACGATGGCTTGAAGTCCGTATTATCGGGTGTCGGCGCCGACGAGTTGTTCGGGGGCTACCCCTCATTCAACAGGATAAAATATCTCGGTTACCTGCGCAGGTTACCTTCATCGATATTTAATGTATCCGGTCATTTTTTGCCCGATCATTATAAGAGGTTAACACTCCTTACAGTGGAGCATCCTGCCGCCGATTATCTTGCTTTACGAGGGTTGTTTTCCCTGGCAGATATCTCCGCTGTACTGGATACCAGTGAAGGTTACATCAAAGACGTATTGTTCGGCGCAGCGCCAGCCCAGGCACCATGCAGTTATAATTATGAGCATGCCGAATGGTTTGAGACACATTTTTATATGCAAAATCAACTGCTCCGGGATACCGACATCATGAGTATGCACCATGGCCTTGAAGTGAGGGTACCGTTTTTGGATGAAGATTTCATCCTGGCTGCCAGAAGCATAGCACCGGGTATCAGGTTTAATAAGAAGCAGCCAAAAAAACTCCTTATTGACAGTTTCAACAACCTTATTCCTTCCGAAATCTGGAACAGGCCTAAAATGGGGTTTACCTTCCCTTTACAAAACTGGATGAACAGGCATAAACAAATAAGCAATACTGATAGTTATAAAGGCAAAGCGGCACAAGATATCATAAGGCAATTCAAAAACAACAGAGTCCATTGGTCAAAGGCATTTGCTTTGTACCATGTTCAAAATAATGGCTAAAAAAGTAATACTTTTTACTTTACAAACATTTAGTTCCACCGGCGGCATTCAGAAAATGACACGCACACTTGGGCATTCTTTGCACCGTGCGGCAGCAATAAATAAATGGGACTTTGAGCTTTGGTCGGCCTATGACAAGCAAAACGACCTGATGGAACAATATTTACCTGCAGCCAATTTCAAAGGGTTTGGCATAAATCGGGCCGGTTTTGTTTTGGAAACCATCGGCCATTCCACAAAGCCTCATGTTGCCATATTAAGCCATATTAACCTGGCCATCATTGGACTGTTAATTAAACTGATTAATCCTAAATGCCGGTTATGGCTTGTAGCACACGGCATTGAGGTTTGGCGTCCGCTTTCATTTTTAAAGCGCCGGATGCTTAAACACTGCGACAGCGTAATTTGTGTAAGCAATTATACCAAACAGCAAATGATAAAACGGCATAACCTCAATGCAGAGAAATGTATTGTGCTGAATAATGCCATTGACCCTTTTATGCGTCTGCCCGATATCTTCACGAAGCCCCAAAAACTGTTGCGGCGTTATGGTTTAAACAACGATGATTTTATCCTATTTTCGCTAACACGACTGGCATCTACCGAGCAATATAAAGGGTATGACCAGGTTATCAGCGTGCTTGGCAGTCTAAAATCAAAATTCCCGCAATTAAAATATGTGCTTTCGGGCAAATATGATGACCAGGAACACATCCGCATAAAAAAATTAATTGCCGCGCATGACGTAGGCGAACATGTAATTTTAACCGGCTTCATTGATGAAGCTGAACTTACCGAACATTTCCTGCTTGCCGACCTCTTTGTTTTACCGAGCAAAAAAGAAGGTTTCGGCATAGCGTTTATAGAAGCCCTTGCCTGCGGTTTACCGGTTATTTGCGGTAATGCCGATGGTAGTATTGATGCCATCCGGAACGGTGAACTGGGCGAAGCCATTGATCCCGATAATCTTGCGGAACTTCACAATGCGATAACAAGGCATTTGCAAAAACACATAGCTGCTGATACCCGCAAAAGCTTACAGGAGAAATGTATAAGACATTTTAACGAACACGATTATATGACAAAACTTCAGCTGCTAATAAATGAGTGATCAGCAAACGGAACATTGGGACATTGAAATAAACGCCAAAAGCAGCCTGCTTGACCTTAAGCTGAAAGAGGTGTGGCACTACCGCGACCTGCTTGTGCTACTGGTTCGGCGCGATTTTGTTTCCTTTTACAAACAGACCATTTTAGGGCCGGTGTGGTTTTTTGTTCAACCTGTTGTTACCATTCTGTTTTATACCCTGATATTTGGTAACCTGGCAGGTATTCCCGTTGACGGCTTGCCCAAACCGCTTTTTTATCTTGCCGGTACTATCATTTGGAACTATTTTGCCGATTGCCTGAACAAAACTTCAACTGTTTTTAAAGACAATGCCGGCATGCTGGGCAAAGTATATTTTCCAAGGCTTATTATGCCCTTAAGTATCGTACTGTCCAACCTGATCCGGTTTGGTGTTCAATTCCTGCTCTTTATTATCTTGTATATCATATTTGTTTTAAAAGGCCAATATATTGTTCCTAATTTGGCAGCCCTGCTGTTGCCGCTGCTTATAATTATGATAGCATCTTTGGGCTTGGGGCTGGGCATGATCATATCAGCAGTTACTACCAAATACCGGGACCTTGCCTTTATAGTAACTTTTGGCGTACCGCTTTTAATGTATGCAACAACGGTAATATACCCCTTATCGGTAGCACAAACCAAATACCCTCAATATAGCTGGCTCATTAAATTTAATCCAATTACCGCTGTTATTGAAACTTTCAGATACGGCTTATTGGGTAAGGGTAGTTTTAGTTGGGAGCTATTGAGCTACAGTATTGTCAGCACCGTTTTAATACTGCTGGCGGGTATAGTGATATTTAATAAGGTTGAAAAAACTTTTGTTGATACCGTATAATGGGCAAGGCGATCAAAGTTGAAAACCTCTCAAAAGCCTACCAGTTAGGGGATTTTGGCACAGGCACCATCTCCCGTGACCTTGAACGCTTCTGGGCGCGTCTGCGTGGCAAGGAGGACCCTTTTTTAAAAATAGGCGAAATCAATGACCGTACTACTAAAGGCGAAAGTGATGTGGTATGGAGTTTAAACGATATTAATTTTGAGATTGAACAAGGCGATGCGGTTGGCATTATTGGCCGCAATGGCGC
It contains:
- a CDS encoding polysaccharide biosynthesis tyrosine autokinase; its protein translation is MEELEKVQRKLPNQEIDYFKIGKILFSRWYWILASVVITSAISYTYLWYTPKTYATGGTLKVEEKKSEISDIISVMTTPERGPSKIQSITSVLTSRTLILTAIKDLDYRISFYISGRVRTSETYPQKPLDIGLVKFDSLNFFRSLISFKPVNPQTFNLSYTVNGKEIQSNCNYGGLVTIGNTSFRIRYPGVIPSKTIYLFKFNTPEDFVGRVQGSLYAGETAKNSNIIAIQQTDSNPQFAADALNAIMNEYVIFDRNQKAQSASQMIDFIDSQLDYLSTEVKGSENSIEKYKKKSKILDVTSASTMSANKAAEFESKKSLLKIQLIALDQLSSQITKEKNNVTLNFNVGSDNLPSLEAMVVRLDNLITERASLLTTYNPDSQPIQNINQSIIQIKTTALNNIKQIRSGIEKNIQYLDSQLGQVNSTIAALPAAQRDMVSLQRDFDINDKVYSFLSEKKLEAQISRAGILPGATIIELAQPNFNPVSPNEHSIHRTAIILGLAIGLGLIILIRVLNPYIYDKETIESLTTIPILGVIRKFPEDLDEGSEQILAISKPKSIFAESVRSVRTNLSFLSSEKASKVICITSEVAGEGKSFVAVNLSSTLSLIDKKVILIGADLRRSRIHKTFHVSNDIGLTNYLAHQTEIDNIIHHSEQDNLDFIVSGPVPPNPSELLHSQRMSLLIETLKTKYDVVMIDTAPIGLVSDAIPLIRASDINVFVIRSGKSKYYAATVPQRIAQEYHLDNTVIVLNAFEEDLLHSRYYTTKFTGENTGSRYYYYSDYSGYEGSGYYLDDEKKKWWNLKRWFK
- the asnB gene encoding asparagine synthase (glutamine-hydrolyzing), with translation MCRIAGIVSEKRSSNEIRDKVKLMCSALQHGGPDDEGIFEDEELHLAFGHRRLSIIDLSSNGHQPMADVGKNAWITFNGEIYNYPELKQELLRSGVQFRSGTDTEVILQAYLSWGAAAFARFRGMFAFALYDVSKALTYLVRDTAGIKPLYYSAVNGELCFASEVRSFKQAGLATENDPNWQVRLLAFGHIPEPDTTLKNVFSLPKGHFLCWNHRNAGYVLNKYEADSFPDAVTSDNNARESIHHALRQSVNRQLIADAPIGVFLSGGIDSSLLTLLAHQQKKEQLKTISIFFDEKSYDERRFQSIINNKINGQNFSHLVKEPDFQAFLPQIISAMDMPTTDGINSWFISKYAHDDGLKSVLSGVGADELFGGYPSFNRIKYLGYLRRLPSSIFNVSGHFLPDHYKRLTLLTVEHPAADYLALRGLFSLADISAVLDTSEGYIKDVLFGAAPAQAPCSYNYEHAEWFETHFYMQNQLLRDTDIMSMHHGLEVRVPFLDEDFILAARSIAPGIRFNKKQPKKLLIDSFNNLIPSEIWNRPKMGFTFPLQNWMNRHKQISNTDSYKGKAAQDIIRQFKNNRVHWSKAFALYHVQNNG
- a CDS encoding UpxY family transcription antiterminator, with the translated sequence MAVNRWYPVYTNPRAEKKAYEALMGKGINVYLPLHRQLKQWSDRRKWVEEPFLKSYLFVHITEQEQAEVLMTKGIARFLYFSGKPAVMPDKQIDELKLLMASPYELEITEEDLQPGEKIRIRAGALKGMTGEVVSLRSQKQLILRLESIGYSIIVNVAASLIQRF
- a CDS encoding ABC transporter permease; translated protein: MSDQQTEHWDIEINAKSSLLDLKLKEVWHYRDLLVLLVRRDFVSFYKQTILGPVWFFVQPVVTILFYTLIFGNLAGIPVDGLPKPLFYLAGTIIWNYFADCLNKTSTVFKDNAGMLGKVYFPRLIMPLSIVLSNLIRFGVQFLLFIILYIIFVLKGQYIVPNLAALLLPLLIIMIASLGLGLGMIISAVTTKYRDLAFIVTFGVPLLMYATTVIYPLSVAQTKYPQYSWLIKFNPITAVIETFRYGLLGKGSFSWELLSYSIVSTVLILLAGIVIFNKVEKTFVDTV
- a CDS encoding glycosyltransferase family 4 protein translates to MAKKVILFTLQTFSSTGGIQKMTRTLGHSLHRAAAINKWDFELWSAYDKQNDLMEQYLPAANFKGFGINRAGFVLETIGHSTKPHVAILSHINLAIIGLLIKLINPKCRLWLVAHGIEVWRPLSFLKRRMLKHCDSVICVSNYTKQQMIKRHNLNAEKCIVLNNAIDPFMRLPDIFTKPQKLLRRYGLNNDDFILFSLTRLASTEQYKGYDQVISVLGSLKSKFPQLKYVLSGKYDDQEHIRIKKLIAAHDVGEHVILTGFIDEAELTEHFLLADLFVLPSKKEGFGIAFIEALACGLPVICGNADGSIDAIRNGELGEAIDPDNLAELHNAITRHLQKHIAADTRKSLQEKCIRHFNEHDYMTKLQLLINE